From Kineosporia succinea, the proteins below share one genomic window:
- the nusB gene encoding transcription antitermination factor NusB — protein MGARSKARKRALDILFEADVRGVDPLTVLADRKDEKDPNRVLPAYAVELVEGVAAQTERIDELLSTYSHGWTVERMPAVDRAVLRLGSWELLYNDDVPDAVAIDEAVELARTLSTDDSPNFVNGLLARLLEVKASS, from the coding sequence ATGGGAGCACGGAGCAAGGCCCGGAAGCGGGCTCTCGACATCCTCTTCGAGGCAGACGTCCGCGGGGTCGACCCGCTGACGGTCCTGGCCGACCGGAAGGACGAGAAGGACCCCAACCGGGTGCTCCCGGCGTACGCCGTCGAGCTGGTCGAGGGCGTCGCCGCCCAGACCGAGCGCATCGACGAGCTGCTGTCCACCTACTCGCACGGCTGGACCGTCGAGCGGATGCCCGCGGTCGACCGGGCCGTGCTGCGGCTGGGCTCGTGGGAACTGCTCTACAACGACGACGTTCCCGACGCCGTCGCGATCGACGAGGCGGTCGAGCTGGCGCGCACGCTGTCCACCGACGACTCGCCCAACTTCGTGAACGGCCTGCTGGCCCGGCTCCTCGAGGTCAAGGCATCTTCCTGA
- the efp gene encoding elongation factor P yields MASTNDLKNGLVLNLEGQLWSVVEFQHVKPGKGPAFVRTKLKHVLNGKVVDKTFNAGTKVETANVDKRDMQYLYKDGEDYVFMDNDTYDQLHISAATVGDAAKFMLESDMAVVATHDGTPLYVELPTSVVLTITYTEPGLQGDRSTGGTKPATVETGHEIQVPLFVETGTKVKVDTRTGDYLSRVN; encoded by the coding sequence GTGGCATCGACGAACGACCTGAAGAACGGCCTGGTGCTGAACCTCGAAGGGCAGCTCTGGTCCGTCGTCGAGTTCCAGCACGTGAAGCCCGGCAAGGGCCCCGCGTTCGTGCGCACCAAGCTGAAGCACGTGCTCAACGGCAAGGTCGTCGACAAGACGTTCAACGCCGGCACCAAGGTCGAGACGGCCAACGTCGACAAGCGCGACATGCAGTACCTGTACAAGGACGGCGAAGACTACGTCTTCATGGACAACGACACGTACGACCAGCTGCACATCTCCGCGGCCACGGTCGGCGACGCGGCGAAGTTCATGCTGGAGAGCGACATGGCGGTCGTCGCCACGCACGACGGCACCCCGCTGTACGTCGAGCTGCCGACCTCGGTCGTCCTCACGATCACCTACACCGAGCCGGGCCTGCAGGGCGACCGCTCCACCGGTGGTACCAAGCCCGCGACCGTCGAGACCGGCCACGAGATCCAGGTCCCGCTCTTCGTCGAGACCGGCACCAAGGTCAAGGTGGACACCCGCACGGGCGACTACCTGAGCCGCGTCAACTGA